From Pseudomonas vanderleydeniana, the proteins below share one genomic window:
- a CDS encoding hybrid sensor histidine kinase/response regulator, which produces MSLSSGLIAAVALAYMAIMFAIAFYGDRRSAPLPPRVRAWVYSLSLAVYCTSWTFFGAVGQAADQLWAFLPIYLGPVLLLVFAPWVLQKMVLISKQENITSIADFIAARYGKSQSLAVVVALICLVGVLPYIALQLKAIVLGVNLLIGAGADAMGVRAQDTALIVSLVLALFTILFGTRNLDATEHHRGMVLAIAFESLVKLLAFLAVGAYITYGVYDGFDDLFDQARTSALLAEYWKETVNWPSMVVQTGVAMMAIICLPRQFHVTVVENIEPQDLRLAKWVFPTYLILAALFVVPIALAGRMMLPAEVLRDSYVISLPLAQAHPSLALLAFIGGASAATGMVIVASVALSTMVSNDMLLPWLLRRTNSERPFEVFRHWMLSVRRVSIVAILLLAYVSYRLLGSTASLATIGQIAFAAVTQLAPAMLGALYWKQANRRGVFAGIAGGTFIWFYTLILPIAAHSLGWSLNSFPGLAWLHGNPLNLPISPLTQGVVLSLAGNFTLFAWVSVLSRTRVSEHWQAGRFIGQEISVRPGARPMLAVQIEDLLTLAARFVGEERARQSFIRFAYRQGKGFNPNQNADSEWIAHTERLLAGVLGASSTRAVVKAAIEGRDMQLEDVVRIADEASEVLQFNRALLQGAIENITQGISVVDQSLKLVAWNRRYLELFNYPDGLISVGRPIADIIRYNAERGLCGPGEAEVHVARRLHWMRQGRAHTSERLFPNGRVIELIGNPMPGGGFVMSFTDITPFREAEQALTEANESLEQRVAERTHELSQLNLALTEAKGNAESANQSKTRFLAAVSHDLMQPLNAARLFSAALSHQEEGLSAEAQQLVQHLDSSLRSAEDLISDLLDISRLENGKITPDAKPFAVNELFDTLGAEFKLLAQEQGLKFRVRGSRLQIDSDIKLLRRILQNFLTNAFRYAKGPVLLGIRRRDEQLLLEVWDRGPGIPEDKRQVIFEEFKRLDSHQTRAEKGLGLGLAIADGLCRVLGHQLQVRSWPGRGSVFSVSVPLARKSLSASSTSPATNAQPMSGAQVLCIDNEDSILIGMHSLLSRWGCQVWTARNREECEALLQKGIRPQLALVDYHLDDGETGTDLMAWLRARLNEPLPGVVISADGRPETVAQVHGVGLDYLAKPVKPAALRALLSRHLTL; this is translated from the coding sequence ATGTCGCTGTCCAGCGGGCTGATCGCCGCCGTCGCCCTGGCCTATATGGCCATCATGTTCGCCATCGCCTTCTATGGCGACCGTCGCAGCGCGCCGTTGCCACCACGGGTGCGCGCCTGGGTGTACAGCCTGTCGCTGGCGGTCTATTGCACCAGCTGGACCTTCTTCGGCGCGGTCGGCCAGGCCGCCGACCAGCTCTGGGCGTTCCTGCCGATCTACCTGGGACCGGTGCTGTTGCTGGTGTTCGCGCCCTGGGTCCTGCAGAAGATGGTGCTGATCAGCAAGCAGGAGAACATCACTTCGATCGCCGACTTCATCGCCGCCCGCTACGGCAAGTCGCAATCGCTGGCGGTGGTGGTGGCACTGATCTGCCTGGTCGGGGTGCTGCCCTACATCGCCCTGCAGCTCAAGGCCATCGTCCTCGGCGTGAACCTGCTGATCGGCGCCGGAGCCGACGCCATGGGCGTGCGGGCCCAGGACACGGCGTTGATCGTCTCGCTGGTGCTGGCGCTGTTCACCATTCTCTTCGGTACCCGCAACCTCGACGCCACCGAACACCACCGTGGCATGGTGCTGGCGATCGCCTTCGAATCGCTGGTCAAGCTGCTCGCCTTCCTCGCGGTCGGCGCCTACATCACCTACGGCGTCTACGACGGGTTCGACGACCTGTTCGACCAGGCGCGCACTTCGGCACTGCTGGCCGAGTACTGGAAGGAAACGGTCAACTGGCCGTCCATGGTGGTGCAGACCGGCGTGGCGATGATGGCGATCATCTGCCTGCCCCGGCAGTTCCATGTCACCGTGGTGGAAAACATCGAGCCCCAGGACCTGCGACTGGCCAAGTGGGTATTCCCCACCTACCTGATTCTCGCTGCGCTGTTCGTGGTGCCCATTGCCCTGGCCGGACGGATGATGCTGCCGGCCGAGGTCCTGCGCGACTCCTATGTGATCAGCCTGCCGCTGGCCCAGGCCCATCCGTCCCTGGCGCTGCTGGCCTTCATCGGCGGCGCCTCGGCGGCCACCGGGATGGTGATCGTCGCCAGCGTCGCGCTGTCGACCATGGTGTCCAACGACATGCTGCTGCCCTGGCTGCTGCGCCGCACCAACTCCGAGCGGCCGTTCGAAGTGTTCCGCCACTGGATGCTGTCGGTGCGCCGGGTCAGTATCGTCGCCATCCTCCTGCTGGCCTACGTCAGCTATCGCCTGCTGGGCTCCACTGCCAGCCTGGCGACCATCGGCCAGATCGCCTTTGCCGCCGTCACCCAGCTGGCACCGGCGATGCTCGGTGCGCTGTACTGGAAACAGGCCAACCGTCGTGGGGTATTCGCCGGGATCGCCGGCGGTACCTTCATCTGGTTCTACACCCTGATCCTGCCGATCGCCGCCCACAGCCTGGGCTGGTCGCTGAACAGCTTCCCTGGCCTCGCCTGGCTGCACGGCAACCCGCTGAACCTGCCCATTTCGCCACTGACCCAGGGCGTGGTGCTGTCGCTGGCCGGCAACTTCACGCTGTTCGCCTGGGTTTCGGTACTGTCGCGCACCCGCGTCTCCGAACACTGGCAGGCCGGGCGCTTCATCGGCCAGGAAATCAGCGTCCGCCCGGGCGCCCGCCCGATGCTCGCGGTACAGATCGAAGACCTGCTGACCCTCGCCGCCCGCTTCGTCGGCGAGGAGCGGGCACGCCAGAGTTTCATCCGCTTCGCCTATCGCCAGGGCAAGGGCTTCAACCCGAACCAGAACGCCGACAGCGAGTGGATCGCCCACACCGAGCGCCTGCTGGCCGGTGTGCTCGGCGCCTCATCGACCCGTGCGGTGGTCAAGGCGGCCATCGAGGGCCGGGACATGCAGCTCGAGGATGTCGTACGCATCGCCGACGAAGCCTCCGAAGTGCTGCAGTTCAACCGCGCGCTGCTGCAGGGTGCGATCGAGAACATCACCCAGGGCATCAGCGTGGTCGACCAGTCGCTGAAACTGGTGGCCTGGAACCGTCGCTACCTGGAACTGTTCAACTACCCGGACGGACTGATCAGCGTCGGCCGGCCGATCGCCGACATCATTCGCTACAACGCCGAGCGCGGCCTCTGCGGCCCGGGCGAGGCCGAGGTGCATGTCGCCCGACGCCTGCACTGGATGCGCCAGGGCCGTGCGCACACGTCCGAACGGCTGTTTCCCAACGGTCGGGTGATCGAACTGATCGGCAACCCGATGCCGGGCGGTGGCTTTGTCATGAGTTTCACCGATATCACGCCGTTCCGCGAAGCCGAGCAGGCCCTGACCGAAGCCAACGAAAGCCTGGAACAGCGAGTCGCCGAGCGCACCCACGAACTGTCGCAGCTCAACCTGGCGCTGACCGAGGCCAAGGGCAATGCCGAATCGGCGAACCAGTCCAAGACCCGTTTTCTCGCCGCGGTCAGCCACGACCTGATGCAGCCGCTGAATGCCGCCCGGCTGTTTTCCGCAGCGCTGTCACACCAGGAGGAAGGCCTGTCGGCAGAGGCGCAGCAACTGGTGCAGCACCTGGACAGCTCGCTGCGCTCGGCCGAAGACCTGATCAGCGACCTGCTGGATATCTCGCGCCTGGAAAACGGCAAGATCACCCCGGACGCGAAGCCATTCGCCGTCAACGAACTGTTCGACACCCTCGGTGCGGAGTTCAAGCTGCTGGCCCAGGAACAGGGCCTCAAGTTCCGGGTACGCGGCAGCCGCCTGCAGATCGACAGCGATATCAAGCTGCTGCGACGGATCCTGCAGAACTTCCTGACCAACGCCTTCCGCTACGCCAAGGGACCGGTGCTGCTGGGCATACGCCGGCGTGACGAGCAGTTGCTGCTGGAGGTCTGGGATCGCGGCCCGGGGATTCCGGAGGACAAGCGCCAGGTGATCTTCGAGGAGTTCAAGCGCCTGGACAGCCACCAGACCCGCGCGGAAAAAGGCCTGGGACTGGGCCTGGCGATCGCCGACGGCCTGTGCCGGGTACTCGGGCACCAGTTGCAGGTACGTTCCTGGCCGGGCCGTGGCAGCGTCTTCAGCGTCAGCGTGCCGCTGGCCCGCAAGTCGCTGTCGGCAAGCAGCACCAGCCCGGCAACCAATGCGCAGCCCATGAGCGGCGCGCAGGTGCTGTGCATCGATAACGAAGACAGCATCCTGATCGGCATGCACAGCCTGCTCAGCCGCTGGGGCTGCCAGGTGTGGACCGCACGCAACCGCGAGGAGTGCGAAGCCCTTCTACAGAAAGGCATTCGCCCGCAACTGGCGCTGGTGGACTATCACCTGGATGACGGCGAGACCGGCACCGACCTGATGGCCTGGCTGCGCGCCCGCCTGAACGAGCCCTTGCCGGGCGTGGTGATCAGCGCCGATGGCCGACCGGAAACCGTCGCGCAGGTCCATGGCGTCGGCCTGGATTACCTGGCCAAGCCGGTCAAGCCGGCGGCGCTCAGAGCACTACTGAGCAGACACCTGACACTTTGA